AGGTCGTTTTCTTCAGGGTTGGGCAGGGCACCCTGGTTGGGCCCCTTGATGATGACCCCTTCGACGCGATTTTCGGCCAGAAAGGGCGGGATACGGTCCCCTTCCGGGATGTTGCTGAGCATCAGATTGCGGCCGATTTCGGAGAGGGCGACTTCGATGCCGTGTACGGCAGAGCTCACGACCGGGAGCTGTGCCAGGGTGTCTTGCATGCCGAAGAAAATCACACCGATGTTGCCCACCTCGCTATGGTGAGCGCTGCGGGTGCGTTTGCGCTGCCGCACATAACCCAATTTGGCGGCAGCCTCGTTGACGCGACGCCGGATGTCGATGTTGACGTCGGGGTGCTTGTTAAAGACTCGAGAGACTGTTCCGGTAGCGACGCCGGCGGCCTTTGCAACCTCTGTAATGGTCGCCCGCGGCTTGGAGTTGGGTTTGTTCATCGTGTGAAAGCAGAGGGGCGGGGTTGGCCCCGGATTATGGTTGACAAGGGAGTTAAATGAAAAAGGCTGAAATCTCTGTTATTTCATATGAAATTATAATCCCTGTTATCAGCGAGTTCGGCTACTTTTGGTCGATGCACAATCGTTCTTGGGGCAGAGGGGGTAAAGGAGCGATTCCTGACGTGGGCGATGCAACATGATCACGAAGTCGTTGTCAATTGCGCGCCTAGGGTTATTTCAACCTTCTCTTTTATAGATACTTAGGGCGATGGCAAGCTCCAGTTTCATCAGATTTCATCAGACAGTCCGTTATCCCCTCGACCTGTGCCGCTTTCTCTGTAAAGTGCCGGATTCCCCTTGAGGGCCGCGCTTTTCTGGCCCATTTCTAACCAACTGGTTTTCATGAAGTTCACCCCAATCTCCCAACTATCGCCCCGACGTTTCATCCCCTGGGCGCTTTGCGGCCTGCTGGGGCCGGTCGCCTGCTATGCCCTGCCTGCCTTCCCCGGTGCGGAAGGTGCCGGTGCGGAGACCATCGGCGGGCGTTGGGGTCGCGTCGTCTACGTGACCAACCTTCAGGACAGCGGTCCTGGCAGCCTCCGCGCGGCCCTCGAGATGGGTGGCGAGCGTACCATCCTCTTCAAGGTGGGTGGCCGCATCCACCTCGAATCCCCGATCGAAGTCGTCAACCCTTACGTGACTATCGCCGGACAGACGGCTCCGGGCGACGGCATCACGATCAGCGGCGAGACGATCCACATCAACACCGAGGAAGTGATCATCCGCTACCTGCGCTTTCGGCGCGGGACGCTTGAGCGTCGCGACGACAACCTCGGCGGCTACCCGATCCGCAACATCATCATCGACCATTGCTCCTTCAGCTGGGGCCTCGATGAAAACGTCTCGTTTTACCGCTACACGCGCGAAAACGAAGACGGCACCCGCGAAAAGCTGCCGACCGAAAACGTGACCATCCAGTGGTCCATCTCCAGCGAGGCGCTCGACGAGTTCAACCACGCCTTCGGGGCCACCTGGGGCGGCAAGAACGCCTCCTTCCACCACAACCTCTTTGCCAGCAACACCGCGCGCAACCCGAGCATCGGGTGGGGGCAGAACGTGGACATCCGCAACAACGTGCTTTTCAACTGGCGCCATCGCTCGATCGACGGCGGCAGCGGCGCAGCCACGGTCAACGTGGTCAACAACTACTTCAAGCCCGGCCCCGCCACCGGCGACGGCCCGATCCAATACCGGGTCGCTCGCCCGCAGCACCTCGACAAGCATTACGAGACGAATGAGCCCGGCGGCTGGTTCGTCGACGGCAACCATGTCGTCGGCTACCCGGAGGTGACGGCCGACAACTGGGCCGGTGGGGTGCAGCTCGACGACGACGAGCTGGGCGGCAAGACGCTCGAAGACGTGCGCGCCAGCCAGCCCTACGACATCGCTCCGGTGACGACCCACTCGGCCGAAGAGGCCTACGAGCTCGTCCTCGCCCACGCGGGAGCCACACTGCCGCGGCGCGACGTAGTCGACCGGCGCATCGCCCAGGAAGTGCGCGCTGGCCAGCCCACCCACGGCAACGGCATCATCAAGCGCATCGACGACGTCGGCGGCTGGCCGGAGTTCCGGGGTGGCCTGCCCCCGGTCGATACCGACCTCGACGGCATGCCCGACGCCTGGGAACGCCGTTACGGCCTCGACCCCGAAGACCCCGCCGACGGCGTCCGCGATGCCGATGGCGACGGTTACACCAACCTCGAAGAATACCTCAACGGCACCAACCCCCTGGAAGCGGTCGACTACAGCGACCCTGCCAACAACGTATCCAGCCTGCCCCGATGAAGCTCCGCCCCCTCACTTTGACCGCCGCTGCCTGCGCCACCCTGCCGGCAGCCTCCTGGGCCAACGACCGCCTCGCCGTGCTCGAAGCGGACGATTACGCCCGCCACGTGGAATTCTTTAACCAGATGGAGCCGGAGCGGGTCGTGAACCTCATCCCCAACTCCGAGTCGTGGGAATGGATGGAGGCGGAGATCCCGTTCTTCACCTGCCCCGATGCCGATCTGGAAGAGATCTACTACTTCCGCTGGTGGGCCCTGCGCAAGCACCTCAAGGAAGTCGGCCCCTACAAGGCCTACACCGAATTCATCGAGCTGGAGACCAATGCCTGGTTCATCCCGCCGGAGCGCACCATCGCCAGCGCGCTCGGCCACCACTTCATGGAGACCCGCTGGCTGCAGAACCAGGAAAACGACGACAGCTATCTCGATTACTGGATGCAGGGTAAGGACGGCGAGCCGCAGGGCCACTTCCACCGCTACAGCAGCTGGTTGATGGACGCCCTTTGGCAGCGTGCCGAGGCCACCGGCGATTTCGAGTTCCTGCTCGACCGTTTCGACCTGCTCAACGCCGATTATGCGCGCTGGGAAGAGGAGAAGCGCCGTCCCGACGGGCTCTTCTGGCAGTACGATGTGTGGGACGCGATGGAGGAATCCATCAGCGGCAGCCGCCACCAGCAAAACGTGCGCCCGACCATCAACAGCTACATGTTCGGCAATGCCGTCGCCATGGAAAAGCTCTCGAAGCTGGCAGGCGACAACGAGCAGGCCGAGGTCTACGCCGCCAAAGCCCGCGAGCTGCGCAACCTCGTGCAGGAACATCTCTGGAATCCGGAGAACAAGTTCTTCGAAGTCGTCTACCCCGATGGTGAATTCGCCGACGCACGCGAGGCCATCGGTTTCATCCCCTGGTATTTCAACCTCCCCGAGCCCGGCCAAGGCTATGAAGTGGCTTGGGAGCAACTGACCGATCCGCTCGGCTTCTGGGCTCCCTACGGCCTCACTACTGCCGAACGCCGCCACCCGCGCTTCCGCTCCTACGCCATCGGCACCTGCGAGTGGGACGGCGCGTTGTGGCCCTACGCGACCAGCCAGACGCTCGTCGCACTGGCCAACGTGCTCCGCAACTACCCGGATACGCCCGTCTCGGCTCACGACTACTACGACGCCTTCGTCACCTACACCCGCTCCCAGCGTTATGCCGGGCTGCCCTACATCGGCGAGTATCAGGACGAGACTTCCGGGCAGTGGCTGAAGGGCCGTGCGCCGCGCAGCTATTACTACCACCACTCGACCTACGCCGATCTGCTGATCACGGGCCTCGTGGGCATGCAACCGCAGGCCGATGGCTCGCTCGTGGTCGATCCGCTCCTGCCCGAAGGCACGTGGAACTGGTTTGCGCTCGACGGCGTGCCTTACCACGACCACCAGGTCACCATCATTTGGGACGCCGACGGCAGCCAGTTCGGCCAAGGCGCCGGCTTCCAGGTGCTTATCGACGGCGAACAGGTCGCCCACGCAGAGGAATTGCAACGTTTGGAAATCAAGCTTCCATGAATCGAACGCTCGCCATATTCGCCTCCCTCGCCGCCGCCGTCTCCTTGACGGCCAAGCAGGTCGACGAGGTTATCCATATGGCGCCGGAAGGCCACTTGACCTACGACGCCGATGAACAGGGAAATCGGGTGCCCGATTTCTCCCATGCCGGCTATCAGGGTGGGGGTGTGCCCTTGCCACAGGTCGAGACGGTCTACGTGATCGAGCCACAGGAAGGGGACGACGGGGCGCGGATCCAGGCCGCCCTCGATGCGCTGGCCCAGCGTGAGCCTCAAAAAAGCGGCTTACGGGGGGCCGTCCAGCTGGCGAATGGCGAGTTTCAGGTTTCCGGGCAGCTCCGCATCGAAGCCAGCGGCATCGTGCTGCGCGGCTCTGGCGATACCACGATCGTGGCCGCCGGTGACGACCGGCGCACGCTGATCACCGCCATCGGCGGCAAGGACCGTCAGCTGCAAGGCGAGGCGGTTCAGATTGTGGACGACTACGTGCCCGTCGGCAGCTACCGCGTCACGCTTCCGGCTGGCACCGGGCTGCAGGTGGGCGACCGCGTCGTCCTGACGCGCCCGAGCACGAAGGCGTGGATCGAAGCCGTCGAGATGCACGAGCCGCCCGCCCGCTTGCCCTACCAGTGGCGGCCGGGCGAGTGGGACATGTGGTGGGACCGCACCGTGGTTCAGATCGAGGGCAATACTGCGACTTTCGACGCGCCCATTACCACCGCGCTCGAGCAGCGCTTCGGCGGCGCCACCGTGCAACGCTACACATGGCCGACCCGCCTCGAAAATGTGGGCGTGGAACACCTCAACCTCGTCTCCGAGTTCGACGCCTCCAACCCCCACGACGAGGAACACGCCTGGATCGCGATCGAGCTGGACAACGTCGAAAACGCCTGGGTGGCAGGCATCTCCGCGCGGCACTTTGTCAGCTCGCTGGTCGAAATCGGCTTCGGCGCGCGCGCGATCACGGTGCAGGATTGCGTGTCGTACGATCCGGTGTCGGAGCTGGCCGGTTATCGCCGGCTGACGTACCACACCAGCGGCCAACAGACGCTTTTCCTGCGTTGCGAGGCCCACGAGGGCATTCACGATTTTACGGCTGGCTACCTGAATACCGGCCCCAACGCCTTTGTGGACTCTACCGCGCACCATGCGGAGGGCTTTAGCGGCTCGGTCGGCAGCTGGGCCTCCGGCGTGCTCTTCGAGAACGTGATCGTCGACGGCAACGCCCTCCGCCTGTCCAACCTCGGCATCTGGAATCAGGGGGTCGGGTGGGCGCTGGCCAACTCCATGGCCTGGCGTTCGCGCGCCTCTGTGATGGACATCAGCTCGCCCCCCACCGCCACCAACTGGGGCCTGGGCGTCTGGGGCCAATTTGAAGGCAATGGCGTCTGGATGAGCACGAGCGAGGTGACGGCCAACCCGATGAGCCTCTACCGCGCGCAGCTCAACGACCGTATTGGCAAGGCCGCCTTGCATGCGCTGAGGCCGCTGCCGGTGTATCCTGTTCCCGCCCGCTTTGAAACCGCGCCCGCCCCGCAACCGGAGGCTCCCATCGCCACTCCCGGGATGCAGCTCAACGATCAGGGTTGGTTGACTGTGGACGGCCAGCTGTTGACCGGGCGCGAGCAGGGCCTGCAGTGGTGGCGCGGCAGCCTCGTGCCACAACGTGCGAAGAAGATTTCGCAGCCTTCCATCACGCGCTTTGCCCCCGGTCGCACCGGGCTGGGGTTGACGGACGACCTTTCCGCCGTCGCTGCCCAGATGCAGGAGCGCGGCCTCGTCGTGGCCCGCCATCACTACGGCCTGTGGTACGACCGCCGTCGTGACGATCACGAGATGACGCGCCGCATCAATGCTGAAGTCTGGCCGCCTTTCTACGAGCTGCCTTGGGCTCGTACCGGCACCGGAGAGTCGTGGAACCGCATTTCGCAGTACGACCTCACGAAGTTCAACCCGTGGTATTTCCGCCGCCTGCGCGAGTTTGCCCAAGAGGCGCAACGGCACGAGCTGGTCCTGATCAGCGAGATGTATTTCCAGCACAACCTCATCGAATCGGGCGCCCACTGGGTCGACTTCCCGTGGCGCGAGGTCAACTCCGTGCAGGAGACCGGCTGGCCTGAACCGCCGCCCTACGATGGCGACACCCTCGTCAGCGCTCCCCGCTTTTACGACACGAGCATCCCCGAGATCGCCGAGTGGCACCGCCTCTACATCCGCAAGTGCCTCGACAACCTCGCGGACCAGCCCAACGTCATTCACACCGTCAGCGCCGAATACACCGGCCCGCTGCACTTCGTGGAGTTCTGGCTGGATGTGATTGCAGAGTGGGAAGCGGAGACGGGCAAGCACCCGCTCATCGCGCTCTCGACGCCCAAGGACGTGCAGGACGCTATCCTCGAAGACCCGAAGCGCAGCCCGTTGATCGACCTCGTCGACTTCACCTACTGGTTTGTGGACCGCAACGGCGACCTCTTCGCGCCCGATGGCGGGCAAAACCTCGCGCCGCGCCAGCACCTGCGCCAGTGGGACGGCAGCCGCGCCGACGGCAAGTCGATTGCCCGCATGGTGGCCGATTACCGCGCGCGCTACCCGCACCTCGGTATCATCACCGGGCACGGCGAGTACGAAGGCTGGTCGTTTGTGGCCGCCGGGGGCTCGCTGGCTCCGCTGCCCAGGCAGACCTCGCCGGAGCTTCTTGCAAGCCTCGCCATGATGAAACCGCTGAAGGCCGAAAAGGTCGCCTGGACGCTCAGCGAGGGGCAGAACGCCTTCTTTTATTACACTACGGGCGATGAACCAGCCGTGATTGACTTGCGCAATGCTTCAGGGAACTTCACCGTCCATTTCATGGATTTGCAGACCGGGCAGCCAAAGTCGGAAACCGAGCAAGTGAAGGGCGGCAAGCTGTACAAGCCCCGCTCCAACGGCCCCGCCGCCTTCTGGATCACCCGCTAACGATCATTTTCCCATGCGCAGTTGCTTCTTCTTCCTCGCCCTGTTGGGCAGCCACCTGACGGCCTGGGCGGTCACGGCTCCATCTTCCGTGGAGCAGTGGGACGTCTACGAGATCGAGCTGGAGGGGCCGTCCGACGGCAACCCCTTCGCCGAAGTCCGCCTCACCGGCACCTTTTCCGACGGCGAACAATCGACCGAAGTGGCCGGCTTTTACGACGGCGACGGCGTCTACCGCATCCGCTTCATGCCGCCCAAGCCGGGTAACTGGACTTTCCAGACTCGCAGCAATCGGACCGATTTGACCAACCAGCAGGGTGCCTTTGAGGTAACGCCTGCGCAGGGCGACAATCACGGGCCGATCCACGTCGCCTACACCTACCACTTTGCCTACGCCGACGGCACGCCCTACAAGCCCATCGGCACCACCAGCTACAGCTGGACGCACCGCACCGAAGAGATGCAGGAGCGCACGCTGAAGACCCTCGCCGAGGCGCCCTTCAACAAGCTGCGCATGGGTGTGTTCCCGCAGGCCCACGGGGCGGATTACATGCCGCCGACGCGCTTCCCCTTTGCGGGCGAGCCGCACAACTGGGACTTCGAGCGCCCCAACCCGGAGTTTTTCCAGCATCTGGAGCAGCGCATCGGTCAGCTGCGCGACATGGGCATCGTGTGCGACCTGATCCTCTTTTACCCCTACGGTGAAGGTCGCTGGGGGCTGGATCGCCTCGAAAAGCCCGAAGACGAGCAGTTCCTGCGCTACCTCGTGGCCCGCCTCGCCGCTTACCGCAACATTTGGTGGTCGATCGGCAACGAATACGATTTCTTCCGCACCAAGACGATGGAAGACTGGGATCGCTACTTCCAGGTCGTCATGGCCGCCGACCCCTACGGGCACCCGCGCTCCATCCACAACGGCTTTGTGCTCTACGATAACAACAAGCCGTGGGTGACGCACGCCAGCATCCAGAACGGCGCGGCCGTCGAGCACTCCCGCAGCGCGCAGCTCTACCGCGACGTGTGGCGCAAGCCCATCGTGTACGATGAGGTGAAATACGAGGGCGACCACGACAAGCGCTGGGCCCAGCTTTCCGGCGAAGAGCTCGTACATCGCTTCTGGTCGGGCACCGTGGCGGGCACCTATGTCGGCCACAGCGAGTATTTTCAGGCCCCGCACGACATCGTGTGGCTGGGGCAGGGCGGCGAACTGAAGGGCACCAGCCCCGAGCGCATCACCTTCCTCCGCCAGATCCTCGAAGACAGCCCCAAGGAGGGCATCAACCCGGCCGACAAGTGGCAGGATTCGCGCATCGGCGGCAAGGCGGGCGAATACTACCTCGTCTACTTCGGCAAGGAAACGCCCACCGAATGGGCCTTCCAGCTGCCCAAGAACGGCCTGACCGACGGCATGGAGTTCCAGGTGGAGGTGATCGATACCTGGGGGATGACCATCAAGCCCGTCGATAAGCCCTTTGTGACCAAGAAGAACGGCATGTATTCCTACGTGGCCGAAGGCAACCGCAAGGTGAAGCTGCCTGGGAAGGAACACATGGCCCTGCGCATCCGCTACGTCGGCGGCGCCGAATCTCCCGGTGCCAACCTCGCACCGCTCGAGCCCTAACCCCTTTTAGTCCCCTGTATCCATGAAACCCAACTTTCCCTCCGAAGGTATTCTCGTCGCGTTGGCGCTGCCGACCGACGCCCAAGGCGCGTTGTGCGCCGACGCCATCCGGCAGCACTTGCAGTGGCTGCGTGGCGTCGGCATCCACGGCGCGTTGGCGCTCGGCAGCACCGGCGAGTTCTCCTTCTTCAGCCTGGAAGAGCGCAAGCGCATCCTCGCCTTTACCGCCGAGGCGGCCGCGCCCCTGCCGGTGATCGCCAATGTGAGCGACATCAACCCGAAAGTCGCTTGCGAGCTGGCCAAGACGGCTCGTGACGAAGGCCTGGCGGGCGTCGCCGTGATGCCGCCGTCGTTCTACCCCGTCTCCGCTGCCGACCAACTGGCGTTCTTCCTCAAGGTGGCCGAAGCCGCCGCCCCGCTGCCGGTGATGCTCTACAACTTCCCGGAGCTGGCCTGCAACCGCATCGCCATCGAGACGGTGGAAGCCTTTGCCGACCGCGCCAACATGAAGGGCTACAAGCAAAGCGGCCGTGAGTTCAGCTACCACAGCGAGCTGATCGCGATGGGCAAGGAAAAGGGCTTCGGCGTCTTCTCCGGGGCCGATACGCGCCTGCCCGAGGTCTTCCAGCTCGGCGCCGCCGGCTGCATCGGCGGTCTCGTCAACATGGTGCCCGAGCTGATGCTGGAGCAGTTCCGCGTCTACAAGCAAGGCCAGCCCGGCGAACTCGAACCGACCGCCTCCCGCATGAAGGAAGTCGGCCAGATCATCGACCGCCTCACGTTCCCGATCAACGTGCCCGCCGGCCTCGCCGCGCGCGGTTTCGAGCCGGGCGTGCCCAAGTCGATCGTTTCGGCCCAGTCGCAGGAAATCTTCGACGGCATCGTCAAAGACCTGCGCGCCAAGTTCGTCGAGTGGGGCCTGCCGCTCTACCAAGCCAAGTAATCCCCGCTCCTGCTCCTGCCCATGGGTTCCCATTTCACATTCCTCGATCTCGGCGTTCTGGTGGTCTATTTTGCGGCCATCATGGGCGTCGGCCTGTTCTTCATGTTCCGCGAGCGTTCGGTGGAGAGTTACACCGCCGCCAGTCGCAGCATGTCGGGCTGGCTCACGGGGCTGTCGATCCTGGGGACCTATGTCAGCAGCATCAGCTTCCTCGCGCTGCCGGGCAAAGCGTTCGCCGAAAACTGGAACCCTTACGTTTTCAGTCTGTCGCTGTTCATCGCGACGCCCATTGCGGTCTGGTTTTTCCTGCCGTATTACCGCCGCTCGCACTACGTCTCGGCCTACCATCACCTGGAAGACCGTTTCGGGGCCTGGGCGCGCGTCTACGCCAGCATTTGCTATCTCCTTACCCAGCTCGCCCGCATGGGCACGGTCATGTATCTCATGGCCCTGCCGCTGAAGGAGCTGCTGGGTTGGGACATCTACACCGTGATCGTCGTGACGGGCGTGGCCGTGACGGCCTACACCTTCATGGGCGGTATCACAGCGGTCATCTGGACCGATGCGATACAGACGGTGATCCTGATTGTGGGCGCGCTCGCCTGTGCCGCCGTCATGGTGTTCAGCCTGCCGGATGGCCCGGGCCAGGTCTTCACGCTTGCGGCAGAGCACGACAAGTTCAGCCTCGGCGACTACGGCCCCGGCCTTACGACTACCACCTTCTGGGTCACGCTGATCTACGGGTTCTTCATCAACCTGAACAACTTCGGCATCGACCAAAGCTACGTGCAGCGCTACATCGCCGCGAAGTCGGACAAGGAAGCGCGCCGCAGTATCTGGCTGGGTGGCCTGATGTATATTCCCGTTTCGGCCATCTTTTTCTTCATCGGCACCGCCCTCTTTGCCTACTACACGGCTTTTCCAGAGGCGCTGCCAGGCGACTACCAGGGCAACCCCGACCGGGTCTTCCCTTGGTTCATCGTGTCGGCCCTGCCGCCCGGCATCACCGGCCTGTTGATCGCCGCGATTTTCGCCGCCGCCATGAGCACGCTCTCCACGAGCCTCAATTCGGCCGCCACCATCGTGCTCAGCGACTACTACCAGCGCTTCTTTAACCGCGAGGCCAATGAGCGCCAGTCGATGCGCTTTGTGCTCATCACCACCATCGTGTTCGGCGCCGCCGGCACGCTCATGGCCTTGAGCATGACGCAGGTGAAGAACGCCCTCGATGCCTGGTGGGGCTACGCCAGCATCTTCAGTGGCGGCATGCTCGGGCTCTTCCTGCTCAGCATCCTAGCCCGGCGCGCCAACGCCACGGCGGCACTCGTCGGCACCATCGTGGGCCTGATCCTGATCCTGTGGATGAGCCTGTCGCCCAAGATGGGCTGGCTCGGCGAAGGCCTGCAAAGCCCGTTCCACAACTACCTGGTGATCGTCTTCGGCACCACCACGATCCTGCTGGTCGGCTTCCTCTGCGCCCAGTTCGCCTTCGGCCGTCGCCAAACCCCGCACCAGCCGTAACGCCCCATCCCCCTTTCATGTATTCGCGCCTGCCAGCCCAACTTCGATCCAGCTTACGTAATCGCCCAGCACGCTCTGGAGTGCGGCGCTTTGCGCCGATTTCATTCCTGAAGCAGGCTACTTTTGGTTGTCGCGGATTGGATTCACCGGCCGGAGCCCGCCCGCAAACCAGATCGGCGCGAAGCGCCGCACTCCCAGAACGCGCTAGGCAGATGTGCGTTGTTTCTTTTAGTTCGGTGCTAGCCCTGACTTCCCTTGCCGTTCTTGCCGGTTGCTCGCGTTCGGAAACGCCGAACGCCGAGCCCGAGACCCTCACTTGGGCACCGACGGAGCTGCTCCCGCCCGCTCCCGGGAACGGCCCGATGCTGGCCCAACGCACTTATCTGACCCCGGAGCAGGGCGCGGTGGTGCTCGATGCTGCGATTGCCGAATTTCCGAACCGCGAACGTTGGAGCGCCTATGCCGCGCACGTGCGCCAGCGCATCCAGGAGGGCGCGAACCTCAGCCCATTGCCCGAGCGCACGCCCTTGAATCCGATCCGTCGCGACCGCCGCGAATACGACGGCTACGCGGTGGAAAACGTGGCCTTCGAGTCGATTCCCGGCTACTGGGTCACGGGTAATCTTTATCTGCCGCTCGATCGCGAACCGCCCTACGCGGCGGTCGTCAACCCGCACGGCCACTCCAGCCCGCCCGACGGTCCCGAAGGCTGGATCAAGCATGGCCGCTTCAAGGAAGACGTGCAGCGCCGCGCCGCCTCGCTGGCCAAGATGGGGGCGGTGGCCTTCACCATCGACATGGTGGGCTATGGCGATTCGACCCTCTTTCTCGGCCCCGACGGCCACCGCCACGGCGTCTCCATGACCCTGCAGGCCTGGAACGGCATGCGTGCGATCGACTTCCTCACGTCGCTGCCCGAGGTGGACCCCCAGCGCATCGGCGTCACCGGCCACTCCGGCGGTGGCACGCAGACTTTTGTGCTCACCGCGCTGGACGAGCGGGTGGCGGTATCGGTGCCGGTCGCAATGGTGTCGTCGTATTTCTTCGGCGGTTGCCCCTGTGAGAGCGGTTTGCCCATCCACCGCAGCGCAGACCACTTTGCCAGCAACGCGATGATTGCCGCCCTGGCTGCGCCACGCCCGCTGAAGCTGATCTCCGACGGCGGCGACTGGTCGCAATACACCCCGCTGGTCGAGTATCCCTTTGCCCGCACCATCTACAGCTACTATGATGCGGCCGATCAGGTGGCCTACCACCACCTGCCCGACGAGGGGCATAATTACAACTTTTCCAAGCGCCTGGCGATGTATCCCTTTATGGCCGAGCATCTCCAGCTCGACCTCAGCGCCATTCAGGCCCCCGACGGCTCGATCGACGAATCGTTCGTGACCGTGGAAGATCCCGCCCTCATGCACGCTCTACATGAGGACGATGCGTTCCTCGAGCGTGCGCTACGGACGCCCGAGGCCATCCAGCAAGAGTTAGAATCCCTTCAGCGTTAAGCATCTCCCCGACATGAAACTCCCCTTTCTGATCCCCGCGTCTGCCGCGGCGAGCGTGGTCTTCCTCGCGTCGCCTGCTCTGGCCCTGGAGCCGTATGCCCTGACTGCCGAAGCGATGCGCAACCCGCTCGGCCTCGATGCCTCGCCTACGCTCAGCTGGAAGCTGAAGAGCGATACCCGTGGTGATCGCCAGACCGCTTACCAGGTGCTCGTCGCCTCCAGTGCCGACAAGCTGGCCGCCGACGAAGGCGATTTGTGGGACTCGGGCCAGAAGGAAGGCGAAGACCAGATTTTTGTGCGCTACCGTGGGTCCAGCATCGGCAGCGGTCAGGAAGCATTCTGGAAAGTGCGTGTGTGGGATGCCGACGGCGAACCCGGCGACTGGAGCGAAACGGCCACCTGGACGATGGGCCTCAAGTCGCAAAACGATTGGGAAGCCTCCTGGATCGCCAGCCCCGAGTGGCTGAAATACGACCGCCCGCACCTGGGCTACCGCTCGCAACCGGCGGACGACGTCAACACGCCCAAGTGGATCCAGCTCGACCTGGGCAAGACCTACACGATCGACCAGATCAAGCTGCACGGCCTGCGCCACACCGTCTCCGAGCGTCTCGGCCTGCCGCAGGCATACGTGATCGAGCTGGCGAACAAGCCCGATTTTTCCGACGCCAAGGTGGTTGCGGACACCCGCGACGCGCCCATCAACATGTGGATTTCGCGCCACACCATCCCGGTGGAGCAGGTCAAGGGGCGTTACTTCCGCCTCAAGGCCCCCGTGCTGCGTGAGTTGAACGACGAAATCTGCCTCGCCTTCAGCCAGATCGAAGTCAATTCCAAGGGCCAGAACGTCGCCATCGGGGCCAAGGTCACGGCCTCCGACAGCCTTGAAGAAGGCCCGTGGAGCGCTTCGGCAGTGGTCGACGGCAAGGGCCTCTCCAGCGCCTTCCCGCTGGCGACCGAAACGGTGATCGCGCGCGAAGACTTCCAGGTGCGCCCGCAGCTCAAGCGTGCCGTCGTTTTCGTCTCCGGCCAAGGCCA
This genomic stretch from Verrucomicrobiota bacterium JB022 harbors:
- a CDS encoding dihydrodipicolinate synthase family protein, whose protein sequence is MKPNFPSEGILVALALPTDAQGALCADAIRQHLQWLRGVGIHGALALGSTGEFSFFSLEERKRILAFTAEAAAPLPVIANVSDINPKVACELAKTARDEGLAGVAVMPPSFYPVSAADQLAFFLKVAEAAAPLPVMLYNFPELACNRIAIETVEAFADRANMKGYKQSGREFSYHSELIAMGKEKGFGVFSGADTRLPEVFQLGAAGCIGGLVNMVPELMLEQFRVYKQGQPGELEPTASRMKEVGQIIDRLTFPINVPAGLAARGFEPGVPKSIVSAQSQEIFDGIVKDLRAKFVEWGLPLYQAK
- a CDS encoding sodium:solute symporter, yielding MGSHFTFLDLGVLVVYFAAIMGVGLFFMFRERSVESYTAASRSMSGWLTGLSILGTYVSSISFLALPGKAFAENWNPYVFSLSLFIATPIAVWFFLPYYRRSHYVSAYHHLEDRFGAWARVYASICYLLTQLARMGTVMYLMALPLKELLGWDIYTVIVVTGVAVTAYTFMGGITAVIWTDAIQTVILIVGALACAAVMVFSLPDGPGQVFTLAAEHDKFSLGDYGPGLTTTTFWVTLIYGFFINLNNFGIDQSYVQRYIAAKSDKEARRSIWLGGLMYIPVSAIFFFIGTALFAYYTAFPEALPGDYQGNPDRVFPWFIVSALPPGITGLLIAAIFAAAMSTLSTSLNSAATIVLSDYYQRFFNREANERQSMRFVLITTIVFGAAGTLMALSMTQVKNALDAWWGYASIFSGGMLGLFLLSILARRANATAALVGTIVGLILILWMSLSPKMGWLGEGLQSPFHNYLVIVFGTTTILLVGFLCAQFAFGRRQTPHQP
- a CDS encoding acetylxylan esterase codes for the protein MLALTSLAVLAGCSRSETPNAEPETLTWAPTELLPPAPGNGPMLAQRTYLTPEQGAVVLDAAIAEFPNRERWSAYAAHVRQRIQEGANLSPLPERTPLNPIRRDRREYDGYAVENVAFESIPGYWVTGNLYLPLDREPPYAAVVNPHGHSSPPDGPEGWIKHGRFKEDVQRRAASLAKMGAVAFTIDMVGYGDSTLFLGPDGHRHGVSMTLQAWNGMRAIDFLTSLPEVDPQRIGVTGHSGGGTQTFVLTALDERVAVSVPVAMVSSYFFGGCPCESGLPIHRSADHFASNAMIAALAAPRPLKLISDGGDWSQYTPLVEYPFARTIYSYYDAADQVAYHHLPDEGHNYNFSKRLAMYPFMAEHLQLDLSAIQAPDGSIDESFVTVEDPALMHALHEDDAFLERALRTPEAIQQELESLQR